Below is a genomic region from Anoxybacillus flavithermus.
GATCTAGTTGCTCTGAGGTACTTCCAGAAGTTAGTTCAAGGTGAGAATTTTTCATTGGAGAACGCCGCAAAGGTTGTTACATCAAAGTATAAAGGCGAAGCGTCCGAAACGGGAACGCCTAGCGTTCTCCCTCAAAACGAAATGGAAAAGCGTGATTTTAAGCGTTCTGATGAGATTCTTCAGGAATTGCTGGAGAGGTTCGAAAAGCAAGAGCAATTCAATCAGGAATTATTGAGGTTTAACCAAGAATTGCTGCAGCGTTTAGAGGAACAACAAAAATACATAGAAGAACGCATGAACAAAAGGGATGAGCTTCTCATGCAGTCCCTCAAGGAGTCCATGGAAACACGCAAAATGATCGCGACGGCCAAAGAGGAAGAGGAAAAGAAGAAAAAAGGGTTTTGGTCTCGTCTATTCGGTAAATAGGGTTATTCGTACTGCTCAAATTTGAGCGTATTTTTTATGTCAAAAACAGGTCGAAAACAGGACCGAAAAATGTATAATAGTCGGCTTGAAAGGCTCAGCTTTTAGACCATAGAACCCTTGATAATACTAAATTGTTGCAGCGCAGACCTATGAATTAGTTCATAGATATAACTGGGTACATCTTAGACATACCCAATTATGTCTATGAATCTGTGACCGGAATTAAACTCCGCTCATAACGATCTCGCAAAACGCGAGGGGGGGCGATAAATTATCTCCCCCTTAATATGGGTCTGCTCAAAGTTGAGCACCCTCTCTTCGTTTTACCAACTGCATCAACATCAATTTGATTTAGGTTTCATTTCAACGTTACCACTCGACGTTACTATTAAACGTTACCATTGAACGTAACATAATCCTGGGGTTAGACGGTATCATGAGATTTTAAGACACCTCAAATTCCACGATGTCGTGGAATTTTATTTTGCGTCTGACGAAAATACCTTTAATCAACGCGTCGCCGGCGGCGCGTTTAAATCCTTAAAAAGTCGGGGCAACGTCGGTCAAAAACATCAGCATCGATTTTAAGGCGCCTAGCGGGCTCGTATAGACGTTTTAATCTATATATATACAAAACCATTAGGTAGTAGATAAAAACGCAAAATAAGGCGAAATGGAGCGTTAAAAAAGGATGTCGGGAATAGCGACACCCTTTGCAACCTGTTTTTACCGTCGGAAATTCCTACGATAAGTTCATATGATGCGCCGGTGCAACATTCACAAAAAAATCAACGCGACGTCGCGCTTTTTTTTATGCGTCCGAAAATTCCAGAATTGAAGAATAATGCATGATGGGGTAAACAAAATTTACCCCGCCACGATTCGTTACTCACTTTTCCTTGATTTTGGTGAAAACATAATCGTTTTTAGTATCCTTTATCAAAAACGACCGCTAAAATTGGCGTATAACGCGTTTTAAACAGCATGGTAATGGTTTTATATCCCCCTTCTAAAAAACGCTCTACGGGCTTTAAATGGCGTTTGCTTTCTGGAACATAAAAAGCCCCCGCTATTGCGAAGGCTTCTCGATTATATACACTTCTCCAAGAGACCAAAATGCACGTTCTATTTTGTATAAGATAGTTAAGTCCAAGTAACTTATATTCTTGGTTGGGATCAATGCCCTAATTCGATTTAACTCTGCTTCTGTGAACTCGATTGGATATCGTACTTCAAATTCGTATTCTGTTTGCTCATCTGGCACGGTTTCAACGCCCCTCCTTTCCTGCAATTTGAAACATTGTACTCGCTCAAAAATCAGATTCGAACCCTTTTCACGAAAACGATTCGTACCAGAACAAAAAAAAGGAAGTCGGAAAAAACGACTCCCTTTGTTTGGATTTTGGCTGCATCAGCGGAGGAAAATGGTTATTTCAGGTGAAAAGTGAACAAAGTGAAGAAATGAAGTAAAGTGAACGTTTTTTGACTAACTTTCTATATTTCTCTATATAGGACTTTTCTATATTTCTTTCACTTTTATTCATTTATTCACTTTTTTCACTAAAAAAAGAGGTAAAAAAGGAAATATTTATAATATAAATGGGATTTATTTTCAAATATGTTACATAAAGACGTTAGACGAGTGAATAAACTCATTCACTTAGTGAATTTTCTGATGTGCGGTTAGTGAATGAGCTGGAGCGGGAAGAGAAAAAGAAATCTGATTAGTTTTTTTGCTATAGTGCGCCAAAAACTTAACATTTTTAAACAAGTGCTCAACAAAATCGTGTATTGAAGGCCAAAAAAAGCGTTTTTTTCTCCCTTTTGTAGCCCAAATCGATAACTAAAAAGGGGATTTATTTCTGTTTTTTGGCACCAAAATTCCGAAGTTCCGAAGTAAATTTTTTTGATTTTATGGAAGGAAATTTCGGGGCTCGCAAGCCCCGCATAGGGTAATCCCCCTCAGAAGGACCCGTGACAAAGTTTGAGCCGCCTCAATATAAAAATCTGTAGTAAAATGTAGTATTTTCACTCCTCAACTTTGAGGAGACCCCTTCTACAAAATAAAACGAATTTTGTACGAAGAAGATTGGCCCGCCGGTCTACAGCGAAAAAGCACGAAGAATTGGAATCCCCCCTCCCCTTTTCGAAATTTTATTTAGGGAATTTTGTGCGCGCTGACTT
It encodes:
- a CDS encoding MerR family transcriptional regulator, which encodes MNEFEKAYTTKEVSLTLDIGTSTLRKWCLALEENGYQFLRTDNQKRLFVERDLVALRYFQKLVQGENFSLENAAKVVTSKYKGEASETGTPSVLPQNEMEKRDFKRSDEILQELLERFEKQEQFNQELLRFNQELLQRLEEQQKYIEERMNKRDELLMQSLKESMETRKMIATAKEEEEKKKKGFWSRLFGK